TTCCGGTAATTTTTTCTATTTGAATTTACCATATGATTTTACTGAAATAAAAAGGAAAGTTCAATTAATTcattgaaagaaaatgaagcTCGGTGATTTTTGTGAAATAGCTCCCAAAGACAATCAATACAATTTACTCGGGCAGATACAAGTTTATTATCGGCACTCTTCCAAGGAAGGAATGATTTGACGATTATAATTGTCGTGCTCGGGAGGTCGAATTTTTCTCTTACAATCGCCAATTTCAGATGTGGCAGTTGTTTTGCCTCTTTTAATATGGATTCTGGATAAAAATGAAGAATTGCATATCATTCTTTTCTCACTGGATCATAAGCTGCAGTGTAATGAGAATAATTCATATGATATAGCGGTAGATGCTTCGAAGGTGGCGACATGACAATTAGGGCTATTAATTTTTTGACATAATACGAGTTATAATGAAAACTCGATGGATATGCCCCGTGTacgattatcatttttgttgTATTTCCAGGCAAGTTTAACATTTtaacatatttaaaaaaaaatttgtaaacATTATCTCAAATTGCATTGAAgggctattttttttatatattatgcaTTGAGCTCTTGATATTTATAGTTGTTATATAGTTAGTTGTAAATATTAAACTCGTGAAAATgtattatctatattttatttattcgcATCTGATTgcattttttataattagaaaatgataaggtactaaaatagccTCAAGGTTATTggataaatatcaatttgaccTTTACGTATAAAATAGCGCCAGTTTAATCCAAGTGTTCTGAAATCGCTATTTAACCCAAATGTTTTGAAATGGTGTCAATTAAATTCTACTATTTTATCCCTTTCTTCTTCGAGGTGATTAGACGAAACTATAATTACCAACGTTATAAAACTTGGATTGCAAACTGGTGAGGAGTCCGGTCCAAGCTAAGTTGGTTTGTTTAacatgatactaaacaacttgaACTTTTGGAAATTTTCATTTGAGGTTGTTAATGGTAATTTTTAGAGTGTCAAATTAAAAGATCATCGATTTTAACAAAGCGAAGAATCACATGCATGTATTTGACAATTCGTGTAATCACGTGAGATTTTTAGAATTTGCTCTATATATTATAGAGTAATGGAGAAGAAGTGATTTGTTTACTGATTGAACTTGCGTATATAAAGAATTCAAAGACTTGAGATATACAGAAAGTAACAGAAAGATAATTACAAGGTATTAATAGGATAATACTAAAAATTATTAACAACAATATAACAGGATAAGTATGCTAACAATATAACAAGATAAGTATGTCAACTAAATACCACTCAATCCTTATCACGCCCCCCTCAAAACGGTCGGTCAAGGGGAGAGACCAATTTTGCGAACTAAGGAAACAAAGGTGGAACGAGGAAGTGACTTTGTAAGAGCATCTGCAAGATGATCAACTTTAGCTATATAGGCCATCCAAAGAGTTCCAGATTGCACATTTTCACGAACGAAATGATAATCTAAAGCAAGATGTTTcatttttgaatgaaaaatcgGATTGGCATTGACATAAGTAGCACCATCATTGTCGCAGTAGATAACAGGATCAGTGGATGATGTTAAGCCGAGCTCTTGAAAGAGATTGCAGAGTCAAAGAACTTCAGCAGTGGCACTAGCCACGATGCGATATTCAGTCTCAGTAAAAGAGCGTGCCCGTGTACGTTGCTTTCTTGACGTGCATTAGATGGGATTTTTGCTAAGATACTCAATATAGGCAGTAGTGGAGATGTAATCATCCTTATCACGAGCTCAATCTGCATTTGAAAAAGGCGTGAATAGTGAGTGGGGAATCCTTATGAAGAACCAATCCTATAGTTTGAGTGTCCCCCAAATAACGAAGAAGACGTTTTAAGGCTTGCATATGATCTTCAGTTGGACGATGCATGTATTATTGAGCTAATTTATTTATCGAGAAAGCAATATCCAGTCGAGTCAAACTAAGATACTGCAAACTACCAAACAGAGCACGATATTCAGTTGGATCTTGGAGTGTTGTTCCGACTAACGTTAGAGGAGGATGAGTTGTTTGAGGAGTAGCAACTGGTTTAGTATCATCCATGTTAGCCATGCATAGAATGTCAgaaatatattttctttgaaTCAAGAATAATCCATCAGGATGAGGAAGAATTTCAATCCATCAGGATGAGGAAGAATTTCAACTCTAAGAAAATATGATAACTCGCTTAAGTATTTGAGAGAAAAACGAGTTGAAATGTTGGTGTTGAATGTCTAAAGAAATTATGTAGAATTAATAGTAACAATAATGTCGTCAACGCAGACCAATAAATAATGGATGGATCCATTTGAGTATAGAATAAATAAGGATGAATTTGATATGGAATTCCTGAATCCTGAATCAAGTAAGAACTGTCGTATTTCTGTGTACCAAGCCAttggtgcttgtttgagaccATACAATGCTTTGTTTAATTTGCACACATAATTTGGATGCATAGTTTCACTGAATCCAGGTGGTTGAGCTGTGTAAACTTCCTCCGTGAGAGTTCCCTTTAAAAAAAGCATTGTTAATTAATGTCCAATTGGCGCAAAGACCAACCTTGGCTAACCGCAAGAGAGAGTATTAAACGAACAGTAGTCGGCTTGACGACGGGACTGAATGTCTAATTATAGTATAACCCTGGTCTTTGATTGAAACCTCATGCTACAAGACGAGCTGTATACTATGTGATTTTACTATTTGAGTCACGTTTGATTCAGAAAACTCATTTGCAGCCTACAACATTTTGAGAAACAGATGGTGGTACAAGCTCCCAAGTTTTATTACGAATGAGGGCAGTAAATTCCTCCTCCATGGCTTTTCGCCACACTGGACTCTTAAGAGCCTGAGCTACGGTTTTGGGAATGATTTCAGAATCAGTGACTTGAGCAAAAAGGTTAAGTTTTTGTATAGGTTTATGAATATTATTTTGAAGCCTGGTTGTCATAATAGGGCCAGGTCGTGGTGGGAAGAAGAGGGAGACGAGGATGgggtggttgaggatgatgtaAAGGGCCAGTTTCTCAAGGACCCACCCTGTCGTACCTCTTCCTCTTCCCCATGTGAACTGGCTTCCTTCCCCTACTAACTCAACCAAACCACTGCCTTCAATTGCCTTTGCAAAGTCTCTACTCAACGCTGGAGGATCGatgtaaatatataaatttattaattaatattaatagacgggTCAGACTGGGATGGaccgtgctatttttataaattccaaATCTGCCTAAAAAAGAGGCGAGCTTGGACTGGATTAGACCTAAAGATAAATTTTCATGTCCAAACCCGACTCAGGAGGCACGGGCTTGGGCGGACCTAACGGATCTTCAGACCCATGAACAGATATACTCTCAAACACCCTCCACCGATGAGTAGTACCCttacaaacaattcatggttagataattttcttaataaactAAATCCTAAAAGGATTttaggctcgaaacaagctcgaagctcggttCGAATTcattgagcaagccaaagctcgactcgaatttgaactcgttaattttatagcaagctcggctcagATTCGATCtcattaattttatagcgagtcGGGTTTGAacaggtcaaagctcggctcagcTCGGTTCGGCTCGATTAAAACCCTAACTTTCAAGCACCCTCCATCTCTCACACACACACGTTAAAAGTTGAGGCCACGTCAAGCTTTTTGAAAAGTTGAATTGCCACACATTACGTGGCAAAATTCCATTGAATCAAATCACAGACAGTCCATTAGAGCCACTAGTCTTTTTCCTTCTGTAATCTGAAGCTCTCATCCCTCTCTCCATCCCTCACTCCAAAATGGAACCCACTTCTCCATTCTCATCCAAACCCTTTCACCTCTCAAATTTCAGCAACAACAAGAGGCCCAGAACACCAACAAGAAGAAATCAGCCATGTCTATGGCTTCATCTTTCTACTCTTCATTACCATTACCACGAACTATAACCCAAACCCCCAAACAAAACAACCCGCTTCTAATTTTCTCCCCATCCAATCACTTTTTCCCCAAAAATTTCCCAATCTTCAGCAATTCACCTTCAATCTTGCTAAAACCGTCCAATTTGATAGTTAGGGCATCGGAAACGGAACCGGAGACATCGAAGTCAGAGAGTGAAAGCGGAGGAGGGGAATCGGGAGAGGAAGCGTATGAAGAGTACGAAGTGGAATTGATTCAGCCTCTTGGATTGAAGTTCGCTAAGGGAAGAGATGGTGGAACTTATATTGATGCGATTGGGGCTGGTGGATCTGCTGATAAGTCTGGTTTGTTCACTGTTGGAGATAAAGTCATCGCTACCAGGTTTTTCCCTTCGTTTTTTTAGTGTATTATAAGGAAAGTGATTAGAATTTTGAGTAATTGAGTAATTAACTGGATTATTCATAAGCTATGTTGCATGGAAATGTAAAAGGAAACCGAAACTGACACAGAAATTGACACGGAAATGGAAATGGACACTGTAATTTGTTTCTATAAAAACTATAGCTAGGAAACAGTAATGGAAACAAAAAAGAAACTGACACTAACAGCGGAAATGCTAATAACTAAGAGTTTCCTTGCAACATAGATTATAAGTAGTTGTTAGTGTACAGACGGGCACCGAAATGTTGTTTAAACGTAGATTATAAGTAGTTAGGGTATAGACGGACACCGGAAACGTTGTTTAAACGAAAACGGACACTAAGAGCTGAAATGCTAGTGATGTGAAACATAGATTATAAGTAGTTAGTGTATGGTTAGTTAATTGTTTGATGTGGGTGgcaatttttgacaaaaataaTGCAATTTACAGAAAATTCAAGGGAAACGAACACTTATATGGACACCACCAGAAAAGGTtattggtaaaaaaaatataggaaatGGAAACGTTGGggaaatttttaaatattaaaaatatagcgACATATTTATAACtattatatgtataataataataaaaagtgcCCAAAGTGCCCAGAAATGTGTCATAAGTGTTTCCTGAGTTGCCATATCTGAAATGGACACGAAGAGAAAAAGCGCTATTGAAGAGGAGTTTCCGTGCAATATGGAATCCAACTAACACGAGCAGTTTGATACGATCATTAATTGGCAAAAGCATCTTGAAACCTCATTATTCTGATTTTGGTACATTGAGCTTTTAGCCATCCATTTCAACACATTATGATGtttatctttaattttttatcacattaagCCCCTACTTGCCAAGTTAGTTAGTTAGGAACACAAAACTCGGTTAACAGAGAGTTTCATACGTTTCATGCTTCTGAATTGAATGTTTTACAGTTCGAAATAAGGTTTTTATAGTTTCTCTATAATCATGTTTGTACAAAATTGGTTTTGAATTGTTAAAAATGCAAATTTCGAACCCTGATAAAATGAATAGCACTCTGTTAAAAACTGACTTTTCTAGTCATTGGGAGCTTaatgtgataaaataaaaatagggAACTTATTGTGTTGAAATGAAAGATCATGTGCTCAATGCACCAAAATCAGAATGATGAGGAACCTCGAAATGTTTTTTACCTTCTTAATTTTggtaatatttatatatacttagttacatgaaatatatatataatataaagcgATTATGACACGCTAACCCGAATTGCGACGCTTTTATCTTTTACATGCCTCTTTTGTGTTTGTTTATAATTGTCATAAAATTTGTATGAATCGGGGAAGAATTTAGGGTGAGAATGTGACAAGTAATTCTAAACTTTATGCAGTGCTGTGTTTGGGACAGAGATGTGGCCAGCAGCTGAATATGGAAGGACTATGTACACGATCCGTCAGAGAATTGGTCCACTTTTAATGAGAATGCAGAAGAGATATGGTTAGTTCATCTCTCATTTGTAGCATACTCTTTTTTGTGTTTGTGAAGTTGAAGGATGAGTAACACAAATTTCAAGGGCTCAAAAATAGGGTTAATTACGCATAGATGCCCAGTGGTTTCGGCAATTTGCAGATGGGTacttgtagttttttttttcttctgcaAACGCAAccgtttgcaaaattttgcatttgggtgcactttgtcagaatttgacCAGTAATGACTTcgaaatgaaatttttcaagagttaaatgatattttaagcaactttaatacttcaactttttaggtttgaggtcatttaggtgatttttttatgagagagaaagttaatgtttagagagagaaaactcgaaaaatgattgattttgaaaaataaaaaatatggttccatagtaaatatgatactaaacaactttagttcttgaaattttttattttgaggtcgttatcggccaaatttggcaaagtaaaaaaaaaaaaggcaaaatTTTGCGGTTGTAAAGAAAAAATGCAAATCCGTGTAACCACAGGCATCTGCTTGTAATTAACCCAAAATATGTTGtacctatatttttttttgataacaaaaagtttaggtaagggtaggtctacccactcccaaggtcagggcaaaccactgacctcgatgagggtttacagtggaatttacaAATCACCTACCAATGATTGCTAAATTTTGACGGAGTGGGGAATCGAACATACGTTGTACCTATATAATTTGAGTGCAAGTATATTGCACAAAAGCTTTGACTTTAGAATGTTTAAGTTTCTCAATCGACTAGGTGGTAGCCACATGTTATCTAGGTGGCAGCCATGTGTCGTTTCGGTGAGCGGTGAAAGTTGACTATTGCTGATGCTGATGTGGCAACCACATTACTTTTCTGTTGTGTTTTGCTCTTTAAGTCGCCGGAATGACTTTATTGAGACCAAATTCAAAGTTTTTGAGAAATAGTTGGGCAAATTGAAGTTGCATGACCATTTTGAAACAACTGTGTGAAAGTGGCCAGCAGCAAAAGATGCATTATATGACTTCAAGATATGAATCTTTCCATGTTTTCTACCGTGTAGGGAAGAAGATGGATTCCACAGGCGAGTTAACTGAAAAGGAAATTATCAGAGCTGAGAGAAACTCAGGTTTTATTAGTGACAGAGTGAGAGAGATTCAGGTGAGTAAagctctttctttctttcttaaaTGTGACGAAATCTTTTGGTTATGATTATTAAcactttttcttttgattttcatTGATTTCAGCTGCAAAATGCTTTGAGGAAAAGAGAACAGAAACAAGAACGAGAGAAAGATCTTCGGGAAGGGTTGATATTATACAAGTAAGGACCTGTTCTTCTATTTTTCTCTACTTCGCATTCGGAGAGTTAAGATGCGTAGGATTGATCGTTGTATCATTCATACTGTTATGTTTAATGGCGGAGTTAGAACAAAATATTGGGAGGGTCAATAAATGAAAATatgttgaaaataaaaaaaaaaattggaaaaatgcaTCAGCGACGGATATCGTTGTTGCATATTGTGTCACTGATGCTAAATCCGTTAGATTCTGAATAGAGTGACTATACACTTGGTGAtgaaaattatacattttgcaAAAATTCTATCGtaattcttatttcttttagatTCCTTCCTCTATCCTTGTCCCCATTCCTGAAATAGGAAAAATTGTTTCCGTGCCCATCCTGTGGGGATTTGGATCCCTTGGAGATTTCCAATCCCCattatttttcttgtagtgaaatTTAAAATTGGCTTAAACGACTATTTGTCCCCCGaactattcaaaattttatcatttggccccTGCACTATCACAAAtagtgaaatttcacccaattttgATAGAAACTTAACAAAACTGTTATCCGATTGACACATGGCGATATCTTGAGACCCGGTATCTTGACACTTAGACTtgatagattttagtttagggatttttttcttactctttttttttaatttaattaattatttccaagtaaaaaaatctatatgacattttttttaatacatgtCAAGTTTAGGTGTCAAAATTTCACCACGTGTTAGGGGTAACGGTTCTGTCAAGTCCCCATCCAAATCagatgaaatttcaccaattgggattGTTCAGGGGCTAATGTC
The sequence above is drawn from the Euphorbia lathyris chromosome 6, ddEupLath1.1, whole genome shotgun sequence genome and encodes:
- the LOC136233852 gene encoding protein MET1, chloroplastic, coding for MSMASSFYSSLPLPRTITQTPKQNNPLLIFSPSNHFFPKNFPIFSNSPSILLKPSNLIVRASETEPETSKSESESGGGESGEEAYEEYEVELIQPLGLKFAKGRDGGTYIDAIGAGGSADKSGLFTVGDKVIATSAVFGTEMWPAAEYGRTMYTIRQRIGPLLMRMQKRYGKKMDSTGELTEKEIIRAERNSGFISDRVREIQLQNALRKREQKQEREKDLREGLILYKKAKYDEALEKFESVLGSKPDLNEASVASYNVACCYSKLNQIKAGLSALEDALQAGFEDFKRIRTDPDLENLRKTEEFEALMKRFDESFINENAINAIKSIFGIFKKN